A single genomic interval of Ammospiza caudacuta isolate bAmmCau1 chromosome 19, bAmmCau1.pri, whole genome shotgun sequence harbors:
- the LOC131565933 gene encoding nucleoside diphosphate kinase B-like isoform X2, translating to MAAIEERTFIAIKPDGVQRGLVGEIIKRFEKKGFKLVAMKLIQASEDLLREHYIDLKDRPFYDGLVQYMHSGPVVAMEHHSWQ from the exons ATGGCTGCCATTGAGGAGCGCACCTTCATTGCCATCAAGCCTGATGGGGTCCAGAGGGGACTGGTGGGGGAGATCATCAAACGCTTTGAGAAGAAAGGATTCAAACTGGTAGCCATGAAATTAATACAG GCCTCTGAGGACCTTCTGAGGGAACACTACATTGACCTCAAGGACCGGCCATTCTACGATGGCCTGGTGCAGTACATGCACTCAGGACCTGTTGTAGCCATG